A single window of Neurospora crassa OR74A linkage group VII, whole genome shotgun sequence DNA harbors:
- the mus-10 gene encoding mutagen sensitive-10 protein, with product MTSSSSLDRFPDELIRHILLYVSPEDNVLNIQPVSRRFYHIANEPLLWRYLCRNSFTFWEPEHCFFAKLSDPRPTTIEWKKLWLRRKRQNHLIKRLLDEILTTRYHQLKNLQRICQFGYDAKDFLLEQCHVDESHDDVLARRYYANSALDSIHRGMAVEVWSKCYETGTDPYSGLDRALGAFDLFVLHDQPQDLEYILSTLDTLAQRFMLEHPEHKIMSTRQKALALNRWLRAQNLMGMENETVNYHNLRNCLLGHALSDDEHPSLPIISSAIFASVAERLGMSSACCAFPSHVHASVKAPPGMTLDGDVEEDPKAEPETMYLNPYKWDGEVTLDELRRALVELGWTQGSEVFLRASPVPIIVLRTAANIKAATSRIQNLADRSGEPIEVEAKRLRAGHPDINVEAAKYASMWAELMVKPVSSVHWDHNLETFLHSFAMSWGEDAWIVRKYLLPMYEQFVASQPHVRNRAGWENVREILNMLDNLDRREAVVTRRYTQEMQERVRYRIGQVFRHKRYGWIGIINGWAAGSAGLPVPHYLDGYEDEVQSPTTSPRSSGDRLHSEGQLRPQLARVFYTCMSSKRPRIDRLRVAQNSIEIITDPNLIPESLKFLAGKYFKRFDRKTCTFVSNIKESYPDD from the exons AtgacgtcctcctcctcactggACCGTTTTCCCGATGAGCTCATCCGCCACATCCTTCTATATGTCTCGCCCGAGGACAACGTCCTGAACATTCAGCCAGTCTCGCGGCGTTTCTACCACATTGCCAACGAACCGCTCTTATGGCGATATCTTTGCCGAAACTCGTTTACTTTCTGGGAGCCTGAACACTGCTTCTTCGCGAAACTGTCGGACCCGAGACCAACTACTATCGAGTGGAAGAAGCTATGGCTTCGAAGGAAAAGGCAGAACCACTTGATTAAACGCCTCCTGGACGAGATCCTCACAACGAGATACCACCAGCTGAAGAATCTCCAGCGCATCTGTCAGTTCGGTTACGACGCCAAGGACTTTCTTTTGGAGCAATGTCACGTCGATGAATCCCACGATGACGTTCTGGCCAGAAG GTACTATGCGAATTCAGCATTGGACAGTATCCACAGAGGCATGGCTGTAGAGGTATGGTCTAAGTGCTATGAAACGGGGACCGATCCGTACTCGGGGCTCGACCGTGCTCTCGGCGCATTCGACCTGTTCGTTCTACACGACCAGCCCCAAGACCTTGAATAC ATACTAAGCACACTAGACACGCTCGCTCAGAGATTTATGCTGGAGCACCCAGAACATAAGATCATGTCGACAAGGCAGAAGGCTCTAGCCTTGAATCGCTGGCTGAGGGCCCAGAATCTCATGGGGATGGAGAACGAGACCGTCAACTACCACAACCTGAGGAACTGCCTTCTAGGGCACGCCCTGTCTGACGACGAGCATCCGTCACTTCCCATAATCTCGAGCGCCATATTTGCTTCGGTTGCCGAACGCCTCGGCATGTCAAGCGCATGTTGTGCATTCCCGAGCCATGTCCACGCGTCTGTGAAGGCTCCTCCAGGTATGACCTTGGATGGTGATGTGGAAGAGGACCCCAAAGCCGAACCGGAAACTATGTATCTGAACCCTTACAAGTGGGATGGGGAGGTCACACTTGATGAGCTTAGGAGGGCACTGGTCGAGTTGGGCTGGACTCAAGGGTCAGAGGTGTTTCTGAGGGCGTCGCCTGTGCCAATCATCGTCCTCCGAACAGCGGCCAATATCAAAGCCGCCACGAGTCGAATTCAAAATCTCGCCGACCGATCAGGGGAGCCCATCGAGGTCGAAGCGAAGCGGTTGCGGGCGGGTCATCCAGACATCAACGTGGAGGCGGCCAAGTACGCCTCAATGTGGGCCGAACTGATGGTCAAGCCGGTTTCCAGTGTTCACTGGGACCATAACCTTGAGACCTTTCTGCACTCATTTGCCATGTCGTGGGGCGAAGACGCCTGGATCGTTCGCAAATATCTTCTTCCGATGTACGAACAATTCGTCGCATCGCAACCGCACGTGCGCAACCGGGCTGGATGGGAAAATGTCCGCGAGATTCTCAACATGCTAGACAACCTCGACAGGAGGGAGGCGGTCGTCACCCGTCGCTACACGCAGGAGATGCAGGAGCGCGTGCGCTACAGGATCGGCCAGGTCTTCCGTCACAAGAGATACGGATGGATCGGAATCATCAACGGCTGGGCAGCTGGGTCTGCAGGCCTTCCGGTTCCGCACTACCTCGATGGCTACGAGGATGAAGTCCAGTCTCCAACGACTTCTCCCAGATCTTCAGGGGACAGGCTGCACTCAGAAGGTCAGCTAAGGCCTCAGTTGGCCAGAGTGTTTTATACATGCAT GAGTTCCAAGAGACCTAGGATTGACCGCTTGCGGGTGGCTCAGAACAGCATCGAGATTATCACCGATCCTAACCTCATTCCCGAATCGCTCAAATTCCTGGCGGGCAAGTATTTCAAGCGGTTTGACAGAAAAACCTGCACTTTCGTATCGAACATTAAGGAATCGTACCCCGACGACTAG
- a CDS encoding integral membrane protein, giving the protein MKSVTTRPLLAALTGAAVFGLLVPTVLAHGGDEGGHSGHGGMEMTDADKPRPEEEYPLTYFAHPDHKTAIYAHIALMVLAWVFMLPVGVMLSIARSRYRLLAQFAFLVTNAGGMLIGIVYNASTPDLYPNNAHHKLGWVVTWLVGAQFAIGLLASVAGVFKKQQSDGNSRERQGFMPVSTQAMEEHNSHIKPAHNDAYRFSNDSGQGTELSSDAPRSPSLSSSSGAVSRQPLALQDVNLHTKEYDDGEDSYDVNSHSGSEPLGPILPASGKAVSIINKIADKISGKFWKVLILAYNVVDRAILPLGFVALCTGIVTYGRFFEGSGIFSGLAHWIKGGIFFWLGIFTLGRWAGCFGEVGWAWNVRPKQAGQKWRPSAEFVESALIFTYGATNVFLEHLGNWGGAWSAQDLEHFSITILFIGGGLCGMLIESVRIRDLLNTTVTEESRQQHHFHDAEVEDSERREPETYSFSMNPIPALVILLLGIMMSSHTQDSMISSMVHKQWGNLLTGASFARGFTYVITYLKPPRSVYPSRPPTELLTAFGLISGGIIFMASAGDTVSGMIHYQLDAMFTYTVTMGLVGLLMAWVILCIALKGWAVRKEAGRYRN; this is encoded by the exons ATGAAGTCCGTTACTACAAGGCCGCTGCTTGCAGCGCTAACTGGCGCCGCGGTTTTCGGACTGCTCGTTCCGACTGTCCTTGCGCACGGCGGCGATGAGGGCGGCCATAGCGGTCACGGGGGCATGGAAATGACTGATGCCGACAAGCCCCGGCCCGAAGAAGAGTACCCTCTCACGTACTTTGCGCATCCCGATCACAAGACCGCCATCTACGCACATATCGCCCTGATGGTTCTTGCCTGGGTGTTCATGCTCCCAGTTG GTGTCATGCTCTCTATTGCCCGTTCACGGTATAGGCTTTTGGCGCAATTCGCTTTTCTCGTGACCAATGCGGGCGGCATGCTCATTGGTATCGTCTACAATGCCAGCACACCGGATCTGTATCCTAACAATGCCCACCACAAGCTCGGGTGGGTCGTCACCTGGCTCGTAGGGGCCCAGTTCGCCATTGGCCTTTTGGCGAGTGTTGCAGGTGTCTTCAAGAAGCAGCAATCCGACGGCAACAGCAGGGAGCGCCAGGGCTTCATGCCCGTCTCGACCCAGGCCATGGAAGAGCACAACAGCCACATCAAGCCCGCCCATAACGACGCTTACCGATTCTCCAACGACAGCGGCCAGGGAACCGAGCTTTCCAGCGATGCCCCGCGGAGCCCCTCCCTTTCGTCTAGCTCCGGTGCCGTTTCTCGACAGCCCCTCGCACTCCAAGATGTCAACCTGCATACCAAGGAATATGATGACGGCGAGGACTCGTACGATGTCAACTCCCACAGCGGCAGCGAGCCTCTTGGACCCATCCTTCCTGCTTCCGGCAAGGCCGTCTCTATCATCAACAAGATTGCCGATAAGATTTCTGGGAAATTCTGGAAGGTTTTGATCCTAGCGTACAATGTGGTTGACCGGGCTATTTTGCCCCTGGGTTTCGTTGCATTGTGCACTGGTATCGTGACTTATGGCCGTTTCTTT GAGGGCTCCGGTATCTTCTCTGGTCTCGCTCACTGGATTAAGGGCGGCATCTTCTTCTGGCTGGGTATTTTCACCCTTGGCCGTTGGGCCGGCTGCTTCGGTGAAGTTGGTTGG GCTTGGAACGTGCGCCCCAAGCAGGCAGGCCAGAAATGGCGACCCTCTGCCGAGTTTGTCGAAAGTGCCTTGATCTTCACCTACGGCGCCACCAACGTCTTCTTGGAGCATCTCGGCAACTGGGGCGGCGCATGGTCGGCTCAGGATCTGGAGCACTTCTCCATCACCATTCTCTTCATTGGAGGTGGCCTGTGCGGCATGCTCATCGAATCTGTTCGCATCCGCGACCTACTCAACACCACCGTCACCGAGGAATCCCGCCAGCAGCATCACTTCCATGACGCGGAAGTCGAAGACTCCGAAAGACGCGAGCCCGAAACCTACTCCTTTAGCATGAACCCCATCCCTGCCCtagtcatcctcctcctcggcatcATGATGTCCTCGCACACCCAGGACAGCATGATCTCCAGCATGGTGCACAAGCAGTGGGGTAACCTGCTCACCGGCGCCTCCTTCGCGCGCGGTTTTACTTATGTAATCACCTACCTGAAGCCGCCCCGGTCCGTGTACCCTTCGCGCCCGCCGACGGAGCTCCTTACGGCCTTTGGGTTGATCAGCGGCGGCATCATCTTTATGGCTAGCGCGGGCGACACCGTCAGCGGCATGATCCATTACCAGCTTGATGCCATGTTTACGTACACCGTCACTATGGGCTTGGTTGGGCTGCTGATGGCCTGGGTCATTCTGTGTATTGCGCTCAAGGGATGGGCGGTTCGCAAAGAGGCGGGGCGGTATCGTAATTGA
- a CDS encoding metallo-beta-lactamase domain-containing protein — translation MSSPVIPLLGLSTRPSLYRTSSSFNTRLSRLSKIPYQHLKTDHKHNRSITMSSSAVQPRITPLPEVTRLSPTVIRILGGNPGKFTLQGTNTYLVGTGPQRLLVDSGAGERSWISALQRTLTDEKAHISAAIITHWHHDHTGGIRHLLDWNSKIKVYKNQPTYLPGYHGSPVSLEQIGTPLLPIEDGQEFSVEGATLKAVHTPGHTVDHMVLHLAEEDALFTGDNVLGHGTAVYEDLGVYLNSLEQMRGLFKGKGYPGHGPVVEDGPGKIGEYIRHRQQREDQVIATLKRDSEDGWTPMELVKVIYQGVPETLHIPAAGGVTQILYKLRKEGKVTTADGGDRWRLTDRSAL, via the coding sequence ATGTCCTCACCTGTCATCCCGCTCCTGGGACTCTCAACCAGGCCATCATTGTATCGAACTTCATCATCATTTAATACTCGGCTATCTCGCCTTTCCAAGATCCCATATCAACATCTGAAAACAGATCACAAGCATAACCGCAGTATCACCATGTCTTCATCTGCAGTCCAACCGCGAATTACTCCTCTCCCCGAAGTCACCCGCCTCAGCCCAACTGTCATCCGCATCCTCGGCGGCAACCCCGGCAAATTCACCCTCCAGGGAACCAACACCTATCTAGTCGGCACCGGCCCCCAGCGTCTCCTTGTCGACTCAGGCGCCGGCGAGCGCTCCTGGATCTCCGCCCTACAACGGACCCTCACCGACGAGAAAGCTCACATATCAGCCGCCATCATCACTCACTGGCACCACGACCACACCGGCGGGATCCGGCACCTGCTCGACTGGAACAGCAAGATCAAAGTCTACAAGAACCaacccacctacctaccaggCTACCACGGCAGTCCAGTCTCGCTCGAGCAAATTGGCACTCCACTTCTCCCCATCGAAGACGGGCAAGAGTTCAGCGTGGAGGGCGCCACGCTTAAAGCGGTGCACACCCCAGGCCACACGGTCGACCACATGGTTCTCCACctggccgaggaggacgcgCTCTTCACGGGAGACAATGTGCTGGGCCACGGGACGGCCGTGTACGAGGATCTGGGGGTGTACCTGAACAGTCTGGAGCAAATGCGAGGGCTGTTTAAGGGGAAGGGGTATCCGGGCCACGGAccggtggtggaggacggGCCGGGCAAGATTGGAGAATATATTAGGCATCGGCAGCAGAGGGAGGACCAAGTTATTGCAACGTTAAAGAGAGACagtgaagatggatggacgcCGATGGAGTTGGTCAAGGTTATCTATCAGGGCGTACCGGAAACTTTGCATATACCGGCCGCTGGAGGGGTGACGCAGatcctttataaattgaGGAAAGAGGGGAAGGTGACGACGGCAGATGGTGGCGATCGATGGCGGCTGACTGATCGATCGGCCCTGTGA
- a CDS encoding ubiquitin carboxyl-terminal hydrolase 2, translating into MSANAASSKDHKVKEPQPGQPMYGCEHVGRLFNQDQATINMSIQHYKTILRAIFDINPILSHTAKGVDGQVVTSITPTYLCLQCPSTLTDDDLTKHGNKKSHRFYVESRSGAVYCQMCDDIVWDPTFEDLRLKKLGTGSFFGSRKRKHEELFAPDPVKDAPQYISTNTTLATCKANGLRGIYNAGATCYQNVVLQSFLHNPILRNFYLSDGHQSGSCDTPHCLSCAMDDMFQEFYASETTNGYTAANILSGFWISENKAFENLVANKEQDAHEFFQFMAEELHERNGDGKRPEIGSEHTCNCIIHQTYYGKLQTSTTCQNCGGVTNQAQSFLDLSVPLENLTQKRGKKNLTNGDGVASTRTQNSVTLQECLDEEYIKSDKCEYRCQNCNSVQQARRQTSIKKLPNVLSIQLKRFEFKQGRNDRAQKIETPVQFPLQLNMLPYTTRARTQDLKDNYELQRSCTYDLLCVVVHVGDMDTGHYISYCRVGDQWFAFNDHKVELAQKSDVLNAKAYLLFYIVRSLS; encoded by the exons ATGTCGGCCAACGCTGCGTCCTCCAAGGACCACAAGGTCAAGGAGCCCCAGCCCGGCCAGCCAATGTATGGATGTG AGCATGTCGGCCGTCTCTTTAACCAAGATCAAGCGACGATCAACATGTCCATACAACATTACAAGACCATTCTGCGAGCCATCTTCGACATCAACCCTATCCTGTCACACACGGCCAAGGGCGTAGATGGCCAGGTTGTAACATCCATTACCCCAACCTACCTCTGTCTGCAATGCCCCTCGACTCTCACCGACGATGACCTTACAAAACACGGCAACAAAAAATCACATCGCTTCT ATGTTGAGTCGAGGAGCGGAGCGGTGTATTGCCAAATGTGTGATGATATTGTGTGGGACCCTACCTTTGAGGATTTGAGGTTAAAGAAGCTCGGCACAGGGTCGTTTTTCGGTA GCCGAAAGCGTAAACATGAGGAACTCTTCGCCCCTGATCCCGTAAAAGACGCTCCCCAGTATATATcgaccaacaccaccctcgCCACCTGCAAGGCTAACGGTCTCCGTGGTATCTATAATGCCGGAGCAACTTGCTATCAAAACGTTGTCCTCCAATCATTCCTCCACAATCCCATACTACGCAACTTCTACCTGAGTGATGGGCATCAGTCAGGCAGTTGCGACACACCCCATTGCCTCAGTTGTGCCATGGACGATATGTTCCAGGAATTTTATGCCAGCGAAACGACGAACGGTTATACCGCCGCAAATATCTTGTCCGGATTCTGGATCAGCGAGAACAAGGCGTTTGAGAACTTGGTAGCCAACAAGGAGCAAGATGCTCATGAGTTTTTCCAGTTCATGGCTGAGGAATTACACGAGAGAAATGGCGACGGCAAGAGACCGGAAATTGGCAGTGAGCATACCTGCAACTGCATCATCCACCAAACATACTACGGAAAGTTACAGACGTCCACAACGTGCCAAAACTGTGGGGGCGTCACCAATCAAGCCCAGAGCTTTTTGGATCTCAGTGTTCCCTTGGAAAATTTGACGCAAAAAAGGGGCAAGAAGAACTTGACGAATGGCGACGGGGTCGCATCGACAAGAACGCAAAACAGCGTGACTCTCCAGGAATGCTTGGACGAAGAATACATCAAATCCGATAAGTGCGAGTATCGGTGTCAGAACTGCAATTCAGTACAGCAAGCAAGAAGACAGACCAGTATCAAGAAATTACCCAACGTTCTTTCTATCCAGCTCAAG AGGTTCGAGTTCAAACAAGGGCGTAATGATCGTGCCCAGAAGATCGAGACACCTGTCCAGTTTCCTTTACAACTCAACATGCTGCCTTATACGACACGCGCACGAACACAGGATCTCAAAGATAACTACGAGCTACAGCGGTCCTGCACTTACGATCTTCTATGCGTTGTTGTGCACGTTGGCGACATGGATACCGGACACTACATTTCTTATTGCCGGGTTGGCGACCAG TGGTTCGCATTTAACGATCACAAAGTTGAACTGGCCCAGAAGTCTGATGTGCTAAACGCAAAGGCCTATCTTCTCTTTTACATTGTTCGGTCCCTGTCTTGA